Proteins found in one Bdellovibrionales bacterium genomic segment:
- a CDS encoding thioredoxin family protein, translated as MKIFLLVTILLRNPAYGQFFDRPIQYFDEVNTEKKEIQSITKEAPKAAESKSFEWNNHLDENKDEFFREGDYIPPAPFLEVVRRPTAKNILLFEKWKEKKNQLLKRYNEKRVAVLGLKGLSVPSLEPMKASSEGVYEKLKEYQMVFYFDSKCPSCKGMYQVVNQLADNGVYIEAVRLDSGANLIEGLRIPWSVASAKEMSVLKISAVPMLMIFEDRTKQAFKVIGKKSAEEILSMIQRVKRT; from the coding sequence ATGAAAATATTTTTATTGGTCACTATTCTTTTGAGAAATCCAGCTTATGGACAGTTTTTTGATCGTCCCATCCAATACTTTGATGAAGTCAATACAGAGAAAAAAGAAATACAGTCTATAACCAAAGAAGCGCCAAAGGCCGCAGAGTCTAAAAGTTTTGAGTGGAACAACCACCTTGATGAAAATAAAGACGAGTTTTTCCGTGAAGGTGACTACATTCCTCCGGCTCCATTCTTGGAAGTCGTAAGACGGCCTACGGCGAAGAACATCCTTCTTTTTGAGAAATGGAAAGAGAAAAAGAATCAGCTTTTAAAGCGATATAACGAAAAACGAGTGGCGGTGCTTGGACTGAAGGGCTTATCAGTCCCATCACTTGAGCCGATGAAAGCGTCGTCAGAGGGGGTTTATGAAAAGTTGAAAGAATATCAAATGGTATTTTACTTCGATTCAAAATGTCCGTCCTGCAAAGGGATGTATCAAGTCGTTAATCAGCTCGCAGACAATGGGGTTTATATCGAAGCTGTGAGGCTCGATTCTGGAGCAAATCTTATCGAGGGGTTAAGGATTCCGTGGTCCGTCGCATCGGCAAAGGAGATGTCAGTTTTAAAAATATCTGCCGTCCCAATGTTGATGATTTTTGAGGATCGCACAAAACAAGCGTTTAAGGTGATTGGGAAAAAGAGTGCTGAAGAAATCTTAAGTATGATTCAGCGAGTAAAGAGAACGTAA
- the tadA gene encoding Flp pilus assembly complex ATPase component TadA gives MFGEYLISNNLITREQLDESLGVQELSRQKIGRVLVTLGHLTQTQLNEFLAKFLKISCEDSILKHLEKPDQKVQVIEFDKNVFGYLCSGSFLFLKEFKDEYIAKIEANNRFIGIRLISEDQERVLKSVSRSDKEQIVVPVNREKAGFSDGIGPFDKFFISMLEKARNHNASDIHFDVEERGLIVRMRINGDLEEVSCVDKAHIQPVMTKVRSEVGLPLSVVGRPCSGSKYFEKFKIKVRSEYAPETLGETIVCRIIDSSKIKNANIENLGADRVFTEPLLRSMNKKNGLILLCGQTGSGKSLTLFSVLMSMDRTRKKIISIEDPVEYEGEGISQIDVNKHSITFGEALRSSLRLDPDIIMVGEIRDEETAHLAMRAASTGHLVFSTLHTNSALGAITRLTGMGIAHDVLAENLEVVSALTLRKKLCPFCKQPVAELNDPEVREEFSGLVHLGVELFEQNSQGCENPDCFKGVIGRQIITETINGEIIKSKIMGRITPGYRSLKDCVKEYACAGVISPYDVVGV, from the coding sequence TTTGGCGAAGTTTTTAAAAATTTCGTGTGAGGACTCTATTCTTAAGCACCTTGAGAAACCAGATCAAAAAGTTCAGGTGATTGAATTTGATAAAAACGTGTTTGGATATTTGTGTAGCGGTAGCTTCCTCTTTTTAAAAGAGTTTAAAGATGAATACATTGCGAAAATTGAGGCTAATAACCGTTTTATTGGAATTCGTCTAATCTCTGAGGATCAAGAGCGTGTTTTAAAGAGTGTTTCACGATCTGATAAGGAACAAATTGTTGTTCCCGTCAACAGAGAGAAAGCAGGCTTTAGTGACGGTATTGGTCCCTTTGACAAGTTCTTTATATCGATGCTCGAAAAAGCTCGTAACCACAATGCAAGCGACATTCATTTTGATGTAGAGGAGCGCGGACTAATTGTTCGCATGAGAATTAATGGCGATCTTGAGGAAGTATCCTGCGTTGATAAAGCTCATATCCAGCCCGTGATGACAAAGGTTCGTAGCGAAGTGGGATTACCTTTATCTGTCGTGGGTCGACCTTGCAGCGGCTCCAAGTATTTTGAAAAATTCAAGATTAAAGTACGTTCTGAATACGCTCCTGAGACTTTGGGCGAAACTATTGTTTGCAGAATTATTGATTCATCAAAGATCAAAAATGCCAATATTGAAAATCTTGGCGCTGACCGAGTGTTCACTGAACCACTTTTGCGATCTATGAATAAGAAAAATGGACTCATCCTTCTCTGCGGTCAGACCGGAAGCGGAAAATCACTCACGCTGTTTTCTGTTTTAATGTCAATGGATCGGACTCGAAAAAAGATCATATCCATTGAAGATCCGGTTGAATATGAAGGCGAAGGCATTTCACAAATCGATGTGAACAAGCACAGTATCACGTTCGGCGAAGCCTTACGATCAAGCCTTCGGCTTGATCCCGATATAATTATGGTCGGAGAAATTCGTGATGAGGAAACTGCTCACTTAGCGATGCGAGCTGCATCTACGGGGCATTTGGTGTTTAGCACTCTTCACACCAATAGCGCATTGGGCGCCATCACGCGGCTTACTGGAATGGGAATAGCTCACGACGTTCTCGCAGAAAATTTGGAGGTGGTGTCAGCCCTGACTTTGAGAAAAAAGCTCTGCCCATTTTGCAAACAGCCTGTCGCAGAGTTGAATGATCCCGAAGTGCGAGAAGAGTTTTCGGGGCTTGTCCATCTAGGAGTGGAGCTTTTCGAGCAAAATTCGCAAGGTTGTGAGAATCCAGATTGCTTTAAGGGAGTTATTGGACGCCAGATTATCACTGAGACGATCAATGGGGAAATTATCAAATCAAAAATCATGGGGAGAATCACACCTGGGTATCGGTCGCTAAAGGACTGCGTGAAAGAATATGCGTGTGCGGGTGTGATCTCCCCTTACGATGTGGTGGGTGTATGA